A single window of Eucalyptus grandis isolate ANBG69807.140 chromosome 1, ASM1654582v1, whole genome shotgun sequence DNA harbors:
- the LOC104444979 gene encoding protein N-terminal glutamine amidohydrolase — protein MASSAAVDVSQFDHTPYYCEENAYFLCKNLCANGMAQPDGSDLYIIFISNDKKQIALWHQKASKFTDGLVLWDYHVICVQRKTDSSIVVWDLDSALQFPSPLAFYVSETTRPWFQLFPEYQRFFRIVHASIFLRHFASDRRHMKEPDGTWQAQPPANDPIVAEDGTVHNLNEYMDIKAADAVENVDDGVINTVHSEKLGVVIKQDQLEKFFTHVT, from the exons ATGGCGAGCTCGGCAGCCGTGGACGTCTCCCAATTCGACCACACTCCTTATTACTG TGAAGAGAATGCCTACTTTCTTTGTAAGAACTTATGTGCAAATGGGATGGCTCAACCTGATGGATCCGACCTTTATATCATCTTCATTTCCAACGACAAGAAGCAG ATTGCACTGTGGCATCAGAAGGCCAGCAAATTCACGGATGGACTTGTACTCTGGGATTATCATGTCATCTGTGTTCAG AGAAAAACAGACTCCTCTATTGTGGTGTGGGATTTGGACTCTGCCCTCCAGTTTCCTTCTCCCTTGGCTTTCTATGTTTCTGAAACTACACGACCCTGGTTTCAGCTGTTTCCTGAGTATCAGAG GTTCTTCCGCATTGTGCATGCTTCAATATTTCTACGTCACTTTGCATCTGATAGAAGACATATGAAAGAGCCAGATGGGACCTGGCAAGCTCAACCTCCAGCAAATGATCCAATTGTTGCTGAAG ATGGAACAGTGCACAATCTGAATGAATACATGGACATAAAAGCTGCAGATGCTGTTGAAAATGTGGACGACGGGGTGATCAATACAGTTCACTCGGAAAAGCTTGGCGTAGTTATAAAACAAGATCAGTTGGAAAAATTCTTTACACACGTTACATGA
- the LOC104414602 gene encoding tRNA-uridine aminocarboxypropyltransferase 2, translating into MHEEEEEARSIYRPEPNKPSRGSHLASVRMDPPAARLPSDAAAAASAPSRHRVVCPGCDRPARVCLCHVIPSPPIPTAARVVVLHHPHESRHKLSTVPVLSRCLLNSTVLLHRKLRPGLSPLLDRSPPSIYLFPPSSSSSSTASPCLTLSQLRASDLLRRAEPEGLVVIAFDATWKHAREMVSASEEYLSRFAVRVCLDFDYDESVDGGSIYDSELLLRKEPYGGCVSTMEAVARVLRAVEANGEEVERRLIGVLKEMVRLQASFLKPVKPRNKLLKKGKQRAATEENGAEAGAGAE; encoded by the coding sequence atgcatgaagaagaagaagaagcacgaTCCATATACAGGCCCGAGCCCAACAAACCCTCGCGAGGATCTCATCTCGCGAGCGTGCGCATGGACCCACCCGCCGCCCGCCTCCCCTCcgacgcggcggcggcggcgtcggcgccGTCCCGCCACCGCGTGGTGTGCCCCGGATGCGACCGCCCGGCCCGGGTCTGCCTCTGCCACGTGATCCCCAGCCCGCCGATCCCGACCGCCGCGAGGGTCGTGGTCCTCCACCACCCGCACGAGTCCCGCCACAAGCTCTCCACCGTCCCCGTCCTGTCCCGGTGTCTCCTCAACTCCACCGTCCTCCTCCACCGCAAGCTCCGCCCGGGGCTCTCCCCTCTCCTCGACCGGTCCCCTCCCTCCATCTACCTCTTCccgccgtcctcctcctcctcctcgaccGCCTCCCCCTGCCTCACCCTGTCGCAGCTCCGAGCCTCCGACCTCCTCCGGCGGGCCGAGCCGGAGGGGCTCGTGGTGATCGCCTTCGACGCCACGTGGAAGCACGCGCGGGAGATGGTGAGCGCGAGCGAGGAGTACCTGTCGCGGTTCGCGGTCCGAGTGTGCCTGGACTTCGACTACGACGAGAGCGTCGACGGGGGGAGCATCTACGATTCGGAGCTGCTGCTTCGGAAGGAGCCGTACGGAGGGTGCGTGAGCACGATGGAGGCGGTGGCTAGGGTTCTGAGGGCGGTGGAGGCGAATGGGGAGGAGGTCGAGCGGAGGCTGATTGGGGTCTTGAAGGAGATGGTGAGGCTGCAGGCGAGCTTCTTGAAGCCCGTGAAGCCGAGGAACAAGCTGTTGAAGAAAGGGAAGCAGAGGGCGGCAACAGAAGAAAATGGAGCAGAAGCAGGAGCAGGAGCAGAGTGA
- the LOC104444989 gene encoding cytoplasmic tRNA 2-thiolation protein 2: MACNGASCQSNCYRDEDEPSAKPDDVRSAAAAADEGTGAVCVKCKANEPIAAAAAADGRFCADCFRSNLFGKFRHAVASNAMISPADNVLVAFSGGHASRVALQFVHDMQSKAQKNFDASRDLDRSLPVFGVGVAFIDESAACLIPSSEMDGVLRDIKLMVSQLSPPHKELHIFPVESVYSEGSRDSRDRLKELLDRVSDATGKEDLLAHLRMLALQKIASSYGYNRILLGSCTSRIASHVLSATVKGQGYSLPADIQYVDARWGVPLVFPLHDCLAQELRMLCHLDGLKTAELPNGPCSSINSLVSSFVALLQEENPSRECTIVRTAGKLTPFHFNRIPEINDSNVPLATRRRQKRSNLKLNGSISSESFCPICYSPLSKSDLLALGSLETQQSASDVFGAACCSSCQFQILPRDASDIEQFYSHLPEALVSRAKQTNKYDFGSLREQIQDYLLSDSETDP, translated from the exons ATGGCCTGCAATGGCGCCAGCTGCCAATCCAATTGCTACAGAGACGAGGACGAGCCCTCAGCTAAGCCGGACGACGTCCGctcagccgccgccgccgccgacgaggGCACCGGGGCCGTCTGCGTCAAGTGCAAGGCCAACGAGCCGATtgccgccgcggccgccgccgaCGGGCGGTTCTGCGCCGACTGCTTCCGGAGCAACCTGTTCGGCAAGTTCAGGCACGCCGTCGCCTCCAACGCCATGATCTCCCCCGCGGACAACGTTCTCGTCGCCTTCTCCGGTGGCCATGCCTCCAG GGTGGCTTTGCAGTTTGTGCATGATATGCAATCCAAGGCACAGAAGAACTTTGATGCGAGTAGGGATCTGGATAGATCGTTGCCGGTGTTTGGTGTTGGGGTTGCTTTCATCGATGAAAGCGCTGCTTGTCTGATTCCGTCCAGTGAAATGGATGGAGTACTTAGAGATATCAAGTTAATGGTATCACAACTATCCCCACCACATAAAGAGCTGCATATCTTTCCTGTAGAAAGTGTCTATTCTGAAGGTTCAAGAGACAGCAGGGACCGGTTAAAGGAGCTACTAGATAGAGTTAGTGATGCTACTGGGAAAGAAGATCTCCTGGCGCACCTGAGAATGTTGGCCTTGCAAAAG ATTGCCTCCAGTTATGGATACAATAGAATCTTGTTGGGATCGTGCACTTCAAGAATTGCTAGCCATGTTCTCTCTGCCACCGTGAAG GGCCAGGGCTATTCATTACCTGCAGATATACAGTACGTTGATGCTAGGTGGGGGGTTCCTTTAGTGTTTCCACTTCATGATTGTCTTGCGCAGGAGCTCCGCATGCTATGCCATCTAGATGG CCTTAAGACTGCAGAGTTGCCTAATGGACCATGCTCCAGCATCAACAGCTTGGTGTCATCATTCGTAGCTTTACTTCAG GAAGAAAATCCTTCTCGTGAGTGCACAATTGTGAGAACCGCTGGAAAGCTCACCCCATTTCACTTTAATAGGATTCCAGAGATTAATGATAGTAATGTTCCTTTGGCGACCCGACGACGCCAGAAGAGGTCCAATCTCAAGCTTAATGGATCCATATCCTCGGAATCTTTTTGTCCCATATGCTACAGCCCACTAAGCAAATCTGACTTGCTGGCTTTAGGCAGTCTCGAGACTCAACAATCAGCCTCTGATGTTTTTGGTGCTGCCTGCTGTTCGAGTTGTCAGTTCCAAATACTTCCTCGGGATGCCTCTGATATAGAGCAGTTCTATTCACATTTGCCTGAGGCACTGGTTTCCCGAGCAAAGCAAACCAATAAATATGATTTTGGCTCACTAAG GGAGCAAATACAGGATTACTTGCTTTCAGACAGTGAGACTGACCCTTGA
- the LOC104444999 gene encoding magnesium-chelatase subunit ChlH, chloroplastic, whose translation MASLLSSQFTLPAPKADQLSSLSQKHYFLHSFLPKKTNPAGNSSKSGVKVKCAVAGNGLFTQTTPEVRRIVPERDGSLPAVKIVYVVLEAQYQSSLSAAVLALNKTKRYASFEVVGYLVEELRDANTYKTFCKDLEDANIFIGSLIFVEELALKVKAAVEKERDRLDAVLVFPSMPEVMRLNKLGTFSMSQLGQSKSPFFQLFKKKKSSAGFADSMLKLVRTLPKVLKYLPSDKAQDARLYILSLQFWLGGSPDNLQNFLKMISGSYVPALKGTKIEYSDPVLFLDSGIWHPLAPCMYDDVKEYLNWYGTRKDVNEKLKGPNAPIVGLVLQRSHIVTGDESHYVAVIMELEASGAKVIPIFAGGLDFSGPVERFLIDPVTKKPYINSVVSLTGFALVGGPARQDHPRAVEALGKLDVPYIVAVPLVFQTTEEWLNSTLGLHPIQVALQVALPELDGGMEPIVFAGRDPRTGKSHALHKRVEQLCTRAIRWAELKRKSKAEKRLAITVFSFPPDKGNVGTAAYLNVFSSIYSVLKELKRDGYNVEGLPETSEALIEEVIHDKEAQFSSPNLNVAYKMGVREYYDLTSYATALEENWGKAPGNLNSDGENLLVYGKQYGNVFIGVQPTFGYEGDPMRLLFSKSASPHHGFAAYYSFVEKIFQADAVLHFGTHGSLEFMPGKQVGMSDVCFPDSLIGNIPNVYYYAANNPSEATIAKRRSYANTISYLTPPAENAGLYKGLKQLSELISSYQSLKDSGRGPQIVSSIISTAKQCNLDKDVDLPDEGAEISAKERDLVVGKVYSKIMEIESRLLPCGLHVIGEPPSAMEAVATLVNIAALDRPEDGILSLPSILAETVGRDIEDVYRGSDKGILKDVELLRQITEASRGSITAFVERTTNNKGQVVDVTNKLSSILGFGINEPWVQYLSSTKFYRADREKLRTLFEFLGECLKLVVADNELGSLKQALEGKYVMPGPGGDPIRNPKVLPTGKNIHALDPQAIPTTAAMQSAKVVVDRLVERQKVDNGGKYPETVALVLWGTDNIKTYGESLGQVLWMIGVRPIADTFGRVNRVEPVSLEELGRPRIDVVVNCSGVFRDLFINQMNLLDRAIKMVAELDEPEELNYVRKHALEQAKTLGIDVREAATRVFSNASGSYSSNINLAVENSTWNDEKQLQDMYLSRKSFAFDSDAPGAGMTEKRKVFEMALSTADATFQNLDSSEISLTDVSHYFDSDPTNLVQNLRKDGKKPSAYVADTTTANAQVRTLGETVRLDARTKLLNPKWYEGMMSSGYEGVREIEKRLTNTVGWSATSGQVDNWVYEEANSTFIQDEEMLNRLMNTNPNSFRKLVQTFLEANGRGYWETSEQNIEKLRQLYSEVEDKIEGIDR comes from the exons ATGGCTTCTTTGTTATCGTCGCAATTCACATTACCAGCTCCCAAGGCTGATCagctctcctccctctctcaaaAGCACTACTTTTTACACTCCTTCCTTCCCAAGAAGACGAACCCAGCAGGCAATTCTTCGAAATCCGGCGTGAAAGTGAAATGCGCGGTGGCGGGCAATGGCCTCTTCACGCAGACGACGCCTGAGGTCCGCCGTATTGTGCCCGAGAGAGACGGGAGCCTCCCGGCGGTGAAGATTGTGTACGTGGTCCTGGAGGCTCAGTACCAGTCGTCTCTCTCGGCTGCAGTGCTAGCGCTGAACAAGACCAAGAGGTATGCTTCGTTTGAAGTTGTGGGCTATCTAGTTGAGGAGCTTAGGGATGCCAATACGTACAAAACTTTCTGCAAGGACCTTGAGGATGCGAATATCTTCATTGGGTCATTGATCTTCGTGGAGGAGCTTGCACTGAAAGTGAAGGCTGCCGTGGAAAAGGAAAGGGACAGGCTTGATGCAGTCTTGGTGTTCCCTTCAATGCCTGAGGTGATGAGGCTCAACAAGTTGGGCACGTTCAGTATGTCGCAGCTCGGGCAATCGAAGAGCCCCTTTTTCCAGTtgttcaagaagaagaagtcgtCCGCAGGGTTTGCAGATAGCATGTTAAAGCTAGTGCGGACGTTGCCAAAGGTGCTCAAGTACTTGCCAAGCGACAAGGCTCAGGATGCTAGGCTTTATATCCTCAGCTTGCAGTTCTGGCTTGGTGGGTCGCCGGATAACTTGCAgaatttcttgaagatgatCTCGGGGTCTTATGTTCCGGCACTGAAGGGGACTAAGATTGAGTACTCAGACCCAGTTCTATTCTTGGACAGTGGAATTTGGCACCCTTTGGCTCCTTGTATGTATGATGATGTAAAGGAGTACTTGAATTGGTATGGCACCAGAAAGGATGTTAATGAGAAGCTTAAGGGCCCGAATGCCCCCATAGTCGGGTTGGTTTTGCAGAGGAGCCACATTGTCACGGGGGACGAGAGCCATTATGTGGCTGTGATTATGGAATTGGAGGCGAGTGGGGCTAAAGTCATACCCATTTTTGCAGGCGGTCTTGATTTCTCAGGACCTGTCGAAAGGTTCCTGATCGACCCGGTCACAAAGAAACCATATATTAATTCAGTGGTTTCTTTAACTGGGTTTGCTCTTGTGGGGGGACCGGCAAGGCAGGATCATCCAAGGGCGGTGGAGGCGCTGGGAAAGCTCGACGTCCCTTACATAGTTGCAGTGCCTTTGGTGTTCCAGACCACGGAGGAGTGGTTGAACAGTACTCTGGGTTTGCATCCAATTCAGGTAGCTCTGCAGGTTGCACTTCCCGAGCTGGATGGCGGCATGGAGCCCATTGTCTTTGCTGGTCGTGATCCTCGAACTG GGAAATCACATGCTCTTCACAAGAGGGTGGAGCAGCTCTGCACTAGAGCAATCAGATGGGCTGAACTGAAAAGAAAATCGAAG GCAGAGAAGCGACTTGCCATTACTGTCTTCAGCTTCCCTCCGGATAAAGGAAACGTAGGAACGGCGGCATACCTTAATGTCTTCTCTTCTATCTACTCCGTTCTCAAAGAACTTAAAAGGGATGGCTACAATGTGGAGGGCCTTCCAGAGACTTCTGAAGCTTTGATTGAAGAAGTCATTCATGATAAAGAGGCTCAGTTCAGCAGCCCAAATCTGAATGTCGCCTACAAAATGGGCGTGAGAGAATATTATGATCTCACTTCTTATGCCACTGCATTGGAAGAGAACTGGGGTAAGGCGCCTGGTAATTTGAACTCTGATGGAGAAAATCTCTTGGTCTATGGAAAACAGTATGGAAATGTTTTTATTGGAGTTCAGCCCACTTTTGGATACGAGGGCGATCCTATGCGGCTTCTTTTCTCCAAATCGGCAAGTCCACACCATGGATTTGCTGCTTATTACTCTTTTGTGGAGAAAATATTTCAGGCCGATGCTGTTCTCCATTTTGGCACCCATGGTTCGCTAGAGTTCATGCCGGGGAAGCAGGTGGGAATGAGCGATGTCTGTTTTCCGGATAGTCTTATTGGAAACATACCGAATGTCTATTACTACGCAGCTAACAACCCTTCCGAGGCTACTATTGCCAAACGTCGGAGCTATGCTAATACCATAAGCTACTTGACCCCTCCAGCAGAGAATGCAGGGCTTTACAAGGGGCTTAAGCAACTGAGCGAGCTCATCTCTTCATACCAATCCCTCAAAGACTCAGGCCGTGGACCGCAGATTGTCAGCTCCATTATAAGCACAGCTAAGCAATGCAATCTCGACAAAGATGTGGATCTCCCGGATGAGGGAGCTGAGATCTCAGCGAAAGAACGTGATCTGGTTGTTGGAAAGGTTTACTCTAAGATAATGGAAATTGAATCCCGACTTCTACCTTGTGGGCTCCACGTCATTGGTGAGCCCCCATCAGCAATGGAAGCGGTTGCCACACTGGTGAATATTGCTGCTTTAGATCGTCCTGAAGATGGGATATTATCGCTCCCATCTATATTAGCTGAGACTGTTGGACGGGACATAGAGGATGTGTACCGAGGAAGTGACAAGGGAATATTGAAGGATGTAGAGCTGCTTCGACAGATAACTGAAGCATCTCGTGGTTCTATCACTGCCTTTGTAGAGCGAACAACTAATAACAAGGGTCAAGTTGTTGACGTCACCAACAAGTTGAGCTCCATTCTTGGGTTTGGAATAAATGAACCCTGGGTCCAGTACTTGTCGAGCACTAAGTTTTACCGTGCAGATAGAGAAAAGCTTAGGACTCTCTTCGAGTTTCTTGGGGAGTGTTTGAAACTTGTTGTGGCTGATAATGAGTTGGGGAGCTTGAAGCAAGCATTGGAGGGAAAATATGTCATGCCAGGGCCGGGTGGTGACCCTATTAGAAATCCTAAAGTACTGCCGACTGGAAAGAACATCCACGCACTGGATCCCCAAGCTATTCCAACTACAGCGGCAATGCAGAGTGCAAAGGTTGTCGTGGATAGGTTGGTTGAGAGGCAGAAGGTTGATAATGGTGGAAAATATCCTGAAACAGTTGCTCTTGTACTTTGGGGAACAGATAATATCAAGACGTACGGTGAATCTTTGGGTCAAGTTTTGTGGATGATTGGTGTGAGGCCAATTGCTGATACCTTTGGACGGGTCAACCGTGTAGAACCAGTAAGCCTTGAAGAGTTGGGAAGGCCGAGGATCGATGTGGTCGTCAACTGTTCTGGGGTGTTCAGAGACCTCTTCATCAATCAG ATGAACCTGCTGGATCGAGCAATCAAGATGGTGGCTGAGCTGGATGAACCCGAAGAACTGAACTATGTGAGGAAGCACGCATTGGAACAAGCCAAGACCCTAGGCATTGATGTTAGAGAAGCTGCCACACGTGTCTTTTCTAATGCATCAGGTTCCTATTCCTCCAACATCAACCTTGCTGTGGAGAATTCCACCTGGAATGATGAGAAGCAGCTCCAGGACATGTACTTGAGCagaaaatcttttgcatttgattCCGATGCCCCAGGTGCTGGAATGACTGAAAAAAGGAAAGTCTTTGAGATGGCTCTCAGCACTGCTGATGCAACATTCCAGAATCTGGACTCTTCTGAAATCTCGCTCACTGATGTGAGCCATTACTTTGACTCAGACCCTACGAATTTAGTGCAGAACTTGAGGAAGGACGGGAAGAAGCCCAGTGCGTACGTTGCGGACACTACAACAGCTAATGCCCAG GTGCGCACACTTGGCGAGACCGTGCGATTGGATGCACGAACGAAGTTGTTGAACCCAAAGTGGTATGAGGGAATGATGTCTAGTGGGTATGAGGGTGTGCGGGAAATTGAGAAGCGGCTGACAAACACAGTCGGGTGGAGTGCCACGTCAGGCCAAGTTGACAACTGGGTCTATGAAGAGGCTAACTCTACTTTCATTCAGGATGAGGAGATGCTGAACAGGCTCATGAACACAAATCCTAACTCCTTCAGAAAGTTGGTGCAGACATTCTTGGAAGCAAATGGGCGTGGGTACTGGGAGACATCTGAGCAGAACATCGAGAAGTTAAGGCAGCTCTACTCCGAGGTCGAGGACAAGATCGAAGGGATAGATaggtaa